The following proteins are encoded in a genomic region of Mycobacterium kiyosense:
- a CDS encoding hypothetical protein (frameshifted, deletion at around 79883): MRSGTQSRHAPKFIVGASICGAGFLVIKIVEYTEKVQHGITPYTSNFFMYYYVLTGLHAFHLLIGLAVLTGLFKLTRQPDMGAKNYSLFESGACFWHMVDLLWIVLFPLIFLVR, encoded by the coding sequence GTGCGATCCGGAACCCAAAGTCGTCACGCCCCGAAATTCATTGTCGGAGCGTCTATTTGCGGCGCCGGATTTCTGGTCATCAAAATTGTGGAATACACGGAGAAGGTGCAACATGGCATCACGCCGTACACCAGCAACTTCTTCATGTACTACTACGTGCTGACCGGTCTACATGCCTTTCATCTCCTGATCGGCCTGGCCGTCTTGACCGGTTTGTTCAAACTCACACGCCAGCCCGACATGGGTGCGAAAAACTATTCGTTGTTCGAGAGCGGCGCTTGCTTCTGGCACATGGTCGATCTTCTCTGGATTGTCCTATTTCCGTTGATCTTCTTGGTGAGGTGA